A DNA window from Carnobacterium funditum DSM 5970 contains the following coding sequences:
- a CDS encoding flagellar FlbD family protein: MIALTDISGREFYLNCELIYRIDRSFDTIITLTDGKKLRVIEKEPEIVEKVIAFKRKIYNGFSEGEQ, encoded by the coding sequence ATGATTGCTTTAACAGATATCTCAGGGAGAGAATTTTACTTAAATTGTGAATTAATCTATAGAATAGACCGTTCTTTCGATACAATTATCACTTTAACAGATGGAAAAAAACTGAGGGTTATAGAAAAAGAACCCGAAATTGTAGAAAAGGTAATTGCTTTTAAAAGAAAAATATATAACGGTTTTTCAGAGGGGGAACAATGA
- a CDS encoding motility protein A, which translates to MKKNIVPIIGFILGVGLIVWSITSSGNINSFLDAPSLIITLGGSFSALLISYPLKTLKKIPSVLKNLFMNPNKDYAKLIEVFSDYARKARSQGILSIESDLKEEDNELVVSGLQMVIDGMDPENIQEIMDIKIDNIEKRHREGQEIFFKWGELAPAFGMIGTLIGLIIMLGELDDPSAIGVGMATALLTTLYGSFMANLVFLPVATNLKLQTDNEMQMCEMIIEGILAIQAGQNPRIIEQKLKSYLPDDHQEEVLEKSGQLQREEQ; encoded by the coding sequence ATGAAAAAAAATATCGTACCAATAATCGGTTTTATCCTAGGGGTAGGTTTAATCGTCTGGTCCATTACTTCTTCGGGAAATATAAACAGTTTTCTAGACGCTCCGTCACTGATTATTACACTAGGTGGGTCATTTAGTGCCTTACTGATTAGTTACCCGTTAAAAACCTTGAAAAAAATTCCATCTGTTCTTAAAAACTTATTCATGAATCCTAACAAAGACTATGCAAAATTAATCGAAGTATTTTCTGATTATGCTAGAAAAGCTAGAAGCCAAGGCATTTTATCTATTGAGAGTGATTTAAAAGAGGAAGACAATGAATTAGTTGTTTCTGGTTTACAAATGGTTATCGATGGAATGGATCCAGAAAACATTCAAGAAATAATGGATATAAAAATAGATAATATTGAAAAGAGACACCGAGAAGGACAAGAGATTTTCTTTAAATGGGGAGAATTAGCTCCTGCTTTTGGGATGATTGGAACACTAATCGGACTAATTATTATGCTGGGTGAATTGGATGATCCAAGTGCTATTGGTGTAGGGATGGCAACAGCATTACTGACGACTCTTTATGGTAGTTTTATGGCTAATCTAGTGTTTTTACCGGTAGCCACTAACTTGAAATTGCAAACAGATAATGAAATGCAAATGTGTGAGATGATTATAGAGGGGATATTAGCGATTCAAGCAGGTCAAAATCCACGAATCATTGAGCAAAAATTAAAGAGTTATTTACCCGACGATCATCAAGAAGAGGTCTTAGAAAAATCTGGACAACTTCAGCGTGAGGAGCAGTAA
- a CDS encoding flagellar motor protein MotB has product MARRKKAEQKAESSGGWIVTYSDLMSLLLTFFILLYSMSSVSQVKFMEASQSLQMALNGKSGGSTILNETTSIVKEPPASPTEEVINPEIKELYEKVTNYVEENDMTSKVSVEMDKDGVYVDIQESVLFDSGSADISEPGKNTLRILAELVNSLKNDIVVEGYTDDVPIKNANFSNNWELSSGRAISVLRYLSEKEEVDPHRLSAKGYGEYNPNVPNNTDENRAVNRRVNMVIVYDSQEAKR; this is encoded by the coding sequence ATGGCGAGAAGAAAAAAAGCAGAACAGAAGGCCGAAAGTTCAGGTGGATGGATTGTAACCTATTCCGATTTGATGTCACTATTGCTGACTTTTTTTATCTTATTGTATTCGATGTCAAGTGTCAGTCAAGTGAAGTTTATGGAAGCTTCTCAATCGCTTCAAATGGCATTGAATGGAAAAAGTGGCGGCTCAACTATTTTAAATGAGACGACTTCAATTGTAAAAGAGCCACCAGCTTCTCCGACAGAAGAAGTCATCAATCCTGAAATAAAAGAATTATATGAAAAAGTAACCAATTATGTAGAAGAAAATGATATGACCTCGAAAGTATCGGTTGAAATGGACAAAGATGGCGTTTATGTTGATATTCAAGAGTCCGTTTTGTTTGATTCAGGGAGCGCAGATATTTCTGAACCCGGGAAAAACACCTTGCGTATATTAGCTGAGTTAGTGAATTCATTGAAAAATGACATAGTCGTAGAAGGCTACACGGATGATGTACCGATTAAAAATGCAAATTTTTCTAACAATTGGGAATTATCATCAGGCCGGGCCATATCAGTTTTACGCTATCTAAGTGAAAAAGAAGAGGTTGATCCTCATCGTTTATCGGCTAAAGGATATGGAGAATACAATCCAAATGTACCGAACAACACAGACGAGAATAGAGCGGTGAATAGAAGAGTAAATATGGTCATTGTTTACGATAGTCAGGAGGCAAAGCGATAA
- a CDS encoding flagellar basal body-associated FliL family protein yields the protein MQNKSSEKKNDGNENKKKKRWLVPMIIIVVTLIIGGIVSFGFTSGKAQAFVENLKEEKEVEITVPLEEFLINLTPETGKKEQFLKIELSVYSSEKDSQEVIDTKIPQIRNAVINVLRKQTADTVFGEDQELIALKQELISQINKALGKPVISDIFITNIIMQ from the coding sequence ATGCAAAATAAATCATCTGAGAAAAAGAATGATGGTAATGAAAATAAAAAGAAAAAAAGATGGTTAGTTCCTATGATTATTATTGTTGTCACCTTAATTATTGGTGGCATCGTTAGTTTTGGTTTTACTTCAGGAAAAGCACAAGCTTTTGTTGAGAACTTAAAAGAAGAAAAAGAAGTAGAAATAACCGTGCCATTGGAAGAGTTTTTAATTAATTTAACTCCAGAAACAGGAAAAAAAGAACAGTTTTTAAAAATTGAATTATCAGTTTATAGCAGCGAGAAAGACTCACAAGAAGTGATTGATACTAAGATACCTCAAATCAGAAATGCCGTTATTAATGTATTAAGAAAACAAACGGCTGACACCGTTTTTGGAGAGGATCAAGAATTAATCGCTCTTAAGCAAGAATTGATTAGTCAGATAAATAAAGCACTGGGTAAACCTGTCATCAGTGACATATTTATTACGAATATTATCATGCAATAA
- a CDS encoding flagellar biosynthetic protein FliO, with translation MGLGVGLGYVVKSIFALVVIIFIANYSLKYLNTFMTKKGKAIRIIERTSINKSSSICIVEIAGTYYVMSFTDTRNEILRELTELEKEAVIKSQEIAESNQEYPDLLKSKPVQIMKQLQTRYQNFYEKRK, from the coding sequence ATGGGATTGGGTGTAGGTTTAGGGTATGTGGTGAAAAGTATCTTTGCTTTAGTGGTGATTATTTTTATAGCCAACTATAGTCTGAAATATTTAAATACTTTTATGACAAAAAAAGGAAAAGCAATTCGTATTATTGAACGGACGTCAATCAATAAAAGCTCATCAATTTGTATCGTAGAAATAGCGGGTACGTATTATGTTATGAGCTTCACGGATACGCGTAATGAAATCCTTAGAGAATTGACAGAACTTGAAAAAGAAGCTGTTATCAAATCTCAAGAAATAGCTGAAAGTAACCAAGAATACCCTGATTTACTTAAGAGTAAACCTGTCCAAATAATGAAACAGCTTCAAACCCGGTACCAAAATTTTTATGAAAAGAGGAAATAA
- the fliP gene encoding flagellar type III secretion system pore protein FliP (The bacterial flagellar biogenesis protein FliP forms a type III secretion system (T3SS)-type pore required for flagellar assembly.), which translates to MNLKKKVLFSLCFVLFLVIFSFPQTVSAEGLIDGLTNAIENQSDGTSDVVKLYVLMGLLSLAPTFLILTTSFTRIIVVLSFVRSSLGTQQNPPNLVLTGIALFLTFFIMQPIYSEVSNEALTPYLNEDISGQEAFKKAEVPLKEFMYRQTRDEDIKLFLDISETKKPEDLNELPLTIVIPAFAISELRTAFSIGFLIFIPFLVIDIVVASILMSMGMFMLSPVMISMPFKLLLFVMVDGWYLVIESLVTGFQ; encoded by the coding sequence ATAAACTTGAAAAAAAAAGTGCTATTCAGTTTGTGCTTTGTCCTCTTTTTGGTTATCTTTAGTTTTCCACAAACTGTTTCAGCTGAGGGGCTCATTGATGGGTTGACTAATGCGATTGAAAACCAATCTGATGGAACATCAGATGTTGTTAAGTTATATGTGCTAATGGGTCTTCTTAGTTTGGCACCAACCTTTCTCATTTTAACAACGAGTTTCACACGAATTATTGTCGTTTTGTCCTTTGTAAGAAGTTCGTTAGGGACACAACAAAATCCGCCTAATTTAGTCTTAACAGGGATTGCTCTATTTTTGACATTTTTTATTATGCAGCCCATCTATTCCGAAGTATCAAATGAAGCATTAACACCTTACTTGAATGAAGACATATCCGGACAAGAAGCGTTTAAAAAAGCAGAAGTCCCGTTAAAAGAATTTATGTACAGACAAACAAGAGATGAAGATATCAAACTATTTTTAGATATTTCTGAAACCAAAAAACCAGAAGATTTAAACGAATTGCCTTTAACAATTGTGATTCCAGCCTTTGCTATCAGTGAATTGCGGACAGCTTTCAGTATCGGATTTTTAATTTTCATTCCTTTTTTAGTCATTGATATTGTTGTAGCGAGCATATTAATGTCGATGGGGATGTTTATGCTATCCCCAGTTATGATTTCGATGCCGTTTAAGCTTTTATTGTTCGTAATGGTTGACGGTTGGTATTTAGTCATCGAATCACTAGTTACAGGTTTTCAATAG